TGGCGCGCGTTGGCACGCGCCAGGTCGTCGTCGAAGTCGATCTCCACCGCGAAGAGGTCAGAGATGTCCACCGGCGTGAACTTCACGCCATAGCGTTCGATGGCCAGTTCGATCCCGCGCTCGAAGTAGTCCTGCTCGTCGCAGGCCGCCAGGCACTCGATGAGCCTCGCCTTGTCCTTACCCGCCACGAGGTTGATCCCGACGGCCTCGCCGAGGGCGTTCTGGACCTGCTTGCTCAACGCGTCGACGTGCCCATCGGCGTCGACGGTGTACTTGACCTCCTCCTCGGCGACGGTCGCGGTGTTGACGCAGATGACGTTGTCCCCGCGCAGGATGTGCGACTCGAGTCTGGCCAGCACCTGGGGGTCGAAGACCACGTCGCCGTTCATCCACAGCACCGGGCCGTCCGCGGAGAACCGCAGGACCTTCAGCAGACTCTTCGAGGTGTTGGTGGTGTCGAAGTTCTCGTTGTAGACGAACAGGCCGTCCGGGAACGCCTCCAGGATCGACTCGAGCTTGAACCCGACCACCGTCATCACACGCGCCTGCTCGCCGAACACCGAGGTGATGTTGTCGCGCTGCTGTCCCATGATGCTGCGGCCGTCGTCAAGCATGGTGAGGGGCTTGGGCCAGGGGCGGCCCAACCGGGTTCCCATGCCTGCGGCCAGGATCGCGACCTGGATCGTCATCGCCACTCCGTTCTCTGCACTTGGAGTCCATTGTGACGGGCCGGTGGGACCTGCGCCCGCACCGGTTCGGCGGTTCCGGGCAACGGGGCCACGGTTGCTCCAGCCAGGTCGTGCGCGAAGTTGCCGGTGCTACGTTCGCAGCGGAGCGGAAGGGCGGCGTGGGTGACAGCCTCTGTGGTGGTTCTCGGAGACGGTGAGCCACGTCTGCGTGACGTGCTGCCGGAGCAGCCGGTGGCCCCTGCGGGCGACGCCGCTGCGTTGCGCCGGGTCCTGGCTGGCGTGGGCGGTGACGTGGTTCTGGTCGATCCGGCCGCGGACTGCTCGGGGGAGTTCCCGGTGGCCGATGTGTGCCGACCGGGACGAACGGCGGTGCTCGTCGGTGCGGGCGGATCCGTCGCTGTGCGCGTCGCCGGGGGTGCGGTGGTCTCCGCGGGCACGACGCAGGCACCGCTGGCCGATGAGCAGAACCGTGCCGTCGGGTGCCTGCACGTCAGCGCAGCCGACAGGCCGGCCCTCGATCAGGCCCTCGCGGATGTGCCGAATGGTCCACCGGGCGGGCTGTGGGAGCAGATCCTCAGCGTGCTGGTGATGCGCGGCGTCCGGGTGGTCGCCGTCGATGCGGCGCCGTTCGCGATCGGGCAGACGCGCGTCAACCGCGACCCGGACCCCATCCGCCTGCAGGCGCGGCGCTGCGCGCGTGGCGGCGACGGATGGCTGTCCGAGCGGACCGTACGGCCGGTGTCCCGGCGCGTCACCCCGATTGCGGTGCGGCTGGGGCTGGCTCCGAACCTCATCACCGTCATCAGCCTGGCGGCCGGGGCGGCGGCGGTCGCGACGGCACTGACCGGAACGCGCTGGGGTTACCTCGTCACCGCGGTGCTGATGCTCGTCTCCCTGGTGCTGGACTGCGTGGACGGCGAAGTCGCGCGGTGGACCCACCGCTACAGCC
This genomic window from Micrococcales bacterium contains:
- a CDS encoding NTP transferase domain-containing protein; translation: MTIQVAILAAGMGTRLGRPWPKPLTMLDDGRSIMGQQRDNITSVFGEQARVMTVVGFKLESILEAFPDGLFVYNENFDTTNTSKSLLKVLRFSADGPVLWMNGDVVFDPQVLARLESHILRGDNVICVNTATVAEEEVKYTVDADGHVDALSKQVQNALGEAVGINLVAGKDKARLIECLAACDEQDYFERGIELAIERYGVKFTPVDISDLFAVEIDFDDDLARANARH